The following are encoded together in the Ezakiella massiliensis genome:
- a CDS encoding S-layer homology domain-containing protein: MKNKVIIYLLTLAFVFTSAANIFAIANDIYDVNINELDDSNLIIEEEPDTPDPEPLENRRLEMEEYVSTEAHENSVDNEELEISEEEVLDGVQGNGEKTFTVTKKPISGGEEKLVGDYDTFHKAIEACKQEDLTNEYIVTMNSDYDIPETEGMWGKLKVNMILKSKEGNHFTLKRSNKNLMSLYNDTNLKIENVILDGAGGAQAFGVTGGTLTLASGAIVQNFTEYPGFDGPAIIVSSNGILNIEDGAIIQSNHSNRQGGAIQAYNGTTVNISGGTFKNNKSNKSDGGAIAAYGTLNITGGTFEDNEAKKTGGAIIIGQNSTASISNATFKNNKASTGGAIYSLQEINASNLTFEGNEANFGGAVFASKGVELNNATFNENTAKKRGGAIYASQGVELNNVTFTENTAENQGGGIYISKGDSKLEYCKFIKNGSQAIFINHDNGGTTTISNTSFTENYSNNFGGGIYLGKNSKLIVNESTFTKNEAAFGAAIASAGTGDVDTNLTNIEIENTSFSENQALTGGGIFTAFPTEITNSTFTKNQALVHPQDDQTNPHDSGVGGAIRVMDNKTTIKGTTFEGNFAGGSGGAIGINGVARDEDKNITIIKPNIKVQISDNTKFISNTCGVGQGGAIYTIPYLYDIEGYETDVPIETLKEKAYSNLTTSADTIFKDNVALSGFVDPPTDYAKYTNLLFARNSFKETLPNENVAKSLLNNYDVNYKNKMLSAFFDPNGGEFTEGENPKDIRVINEEAEKEITLLDAPKREGYKFTGWKCSMNIPEEILKALPKDVLAELKDGKVYKAGDKFVLDADYIFVAQWVAEEPEPEPEPEPEPYDPGYFYDPSPDYLNEKSEPERRELDVYRWYMEGNENNEFMPKKGITRAEMAQIFARALAYDGYKTYGDYNPYPDVDPNKWYYQAIVTTTEAGVFKGTDMGTFEPEREITQAELIATISRFQKLNNKDGNAFEMKFDHWARPEVQAAYEEKWLELYKDGRANFSADAVITREEVATILNKAFGRPIDEKYIEYMQANIKDVEKNLQTFKDIDKDMWSYYEILTAANTYAVNYNDKERTDYGWYNHAIEDDGPSMPVEKVKWYNGLLNNDKYIDHLYQIKFQREMRIY, encoded by the coding sequence ATGAAAAATAAAGTTATAATTTACTTATTGACTTTGGCATTTGTGTTCACATCTGCAGCAAATATTTTTGCAATTGCAAATGATATTTATGATGTAAATATAAATGAGCTGGATGATTCTAATCTAATCATCGAAGAAGAACCTGATACGCCAGATCCAGAACCTCTTGAAAACAGGAGGCTGGAAATGGAAGAGTATGTTTCAACTGAAGCCCATGAAAACTCTGTAGATAATGAAGAATTAGAAATCTCAGAAGAAGAAGTCTTAGATGGCGTACAAGGAAATGGAGAAAAAACATTTACTGTTACGAAGAAACCTATCTCAGGTGGTGAAGAAAAACTTGTTGGAGATTACGATACATTCCATAAAGCAATTGAAGCCTGCAAACAAGAAGATCTAACTAATGAATATATAGTTACGATGAATAGTGATTATGATATTCCTGAAACTGAAGGCATGTGGGGAAAATTAAAGGTAAATATGATTTTAAAATCTAAAGAGGGAAATCATTTTACTTTGAAGAGGTCAAATAAAAATCTAATGTCACTATATAATGACACAAATCTTAAAATTGAAAATGTTATTTTAGATGGAGCTGGAGGCGCTCAAGCTTTTGGAGTTACGGGAGGTACTTTAACTCTTGCTAGCGGAGCTATTGTTCAAAATTTTACTGAGTACCCAGGATTTGATGGACCAGCAATAATTGTTTCTTCAAATGGTATACTTAATATAGAAGACGGAGCAATAATACAAAGCAACCATTCAAATCGACAAGGTGGTGCTATTCAAGCTTATAATGGAACTACCGTAAATATTAGTGGAGGAACTTTTAAAAATAATAAATCTAATAAAAGTGATGGAGGAGCTATTGCAGCTTATGGAACACTAAATATTACTGGCGGTACTTTTGAAGATAATGAAGCTAAGAAAACTGGAGGAGCTATAATTATAGGCCAAAATTCCACAGCAAGTATTTCAAACGCTACATTTAAAAACAATAAAGCTAGCACTGGTGGTGCAATATATAGTTTGCAAGAAATTAATGCTTCTAATTTAACTTTTGAAGGGAATGAAGCTAATTTTGGTGGAGCAGTTTTTGCATCAAAAGGTGTAGAATTAAATAATGCTACATTTAATGAAAATACAGCTAAAAAACGAGGTGGTGCAATTTATGCGTCACAAGGTGTTGAATTAAACAATGTTACATTTACTGAGAATACTGCTGAGAATCAAGGCGGTGGAATATATATTTCTAAGGGTGACTCTAAACTTGAATACTGTAAATTTATAAAAAATGGATCCCAAGCTATTTTTATAAATCACGATAATGGTGGAACAACTACAATTTCAAACACTTCATTTACTGAGAATTATTCAAATAACTTTGGTGGTGGAATATATTTAGGAAAAAATTCAAAATTAATTGTTAATGAGTCTACTTTTACTAAGAATGAGGCTGCGTTTGGTGCTGCAATTGCTAGTGCTGGAACGGGAGACGTTGATACGAATTTAACTAATATAGAAATAGAGAATACAAGTTTTTCAGAAAATCAAGCTCTTACTGGTGGAGGAATATTCACAGCCTTCCCAACAGAAATTACAAATTCTACTTTCACAAAAAACCAAGCTCTAGTTCATCCTCAAGATGACCAAACTAATCCACATGATTCTGGCGTAGGTGGAGCAATACGTGTTATGGACAATAAAACTACCATAAAAGGAACTACATTTGAAGGAAATTTTGCTGGTGGTTCAGGTGGAGCTATAGGAATTAATGGTGTAGCTAGAGATGAAGATAAAAATATAACAATAATCAAGCCAAATATAAAAGTTCAAATTTCTGATAATACAAAATTTATATCCAATACTTGCGGCGTTGGTCAAGGCGGAGCTATTTATACTATCCCTTATCTATATGATATAGAAGGTTATGAAACTGATGTTCCAATTGAAACTCTAAAAGAAAAAGCTTATTCAAATCTAACAACATCAGCTGATACTATTTTCAAAGACAATGTAGCCTTATCAGGTTTTGTAGACCCGCCAACAGATTATGCTAAATACACAAATTTATTATTTGCTAGAAATTCATTTAAAGAAACACTTCCTAATGAAAATGTAGCAAAGTCATTATTAAACAACTATGATGTAAACTACAAGAATAAAATGCTTAGTGCTTTCTTTGATCCAAATGGTGGAGAGTTTACAGAAGGAGAAAATCCAAAGGATATAAGAGTTATTAATGAAGAAGCAGAAAAAGAAATTACATTACTGGATGCACCAAAGAGAGAGGGCTATAAGTTTACAGGCTGGAAGTGCTCAATGAATATTCCAGAAGAAATATTAAAGGCCTTACCAAAAGATGTGCTTGCAGAATTAAAAGACGGTAAGGTATACAAGGCTGGAGATAAGTTTGTTTTAGATGCAGATTATATCTTCGTTGCTCAATGGGTGGCAGAAGAACCCGAACCTGAACCAGAACCAGAACCTGAGCCATACGATCCAGGATATTTTTACGATCCTAGTCCAGATTATTTAAATGAAAAATCTGAGCCAGAGCGTAGGGAATTGGATGTATATAGATGGTATATGGAAGGTAATGAAAATAATGAATTCATGCCAAAGAAAGGGATTACAAGAGCAGAGATGGCACAAATTTTTGCCAGGGCTCTTGCCTATGACGGTTACAAAACATACGGCGACTACAATCCATATCCAGATGTAGACCCAAACAAATGGTATTACCAAGCAATTGTTACCACAACAGAAGCAGGAGTATTTAAGGGAACAGACATGGGAACCTTTGAACCCGAAAGAGAAATCACACAGGCAGAATTAATTGCAACAATCTCTCGCTTCCAAAAACTTAATAATAAAGACGGCAATGCCTTTGAGATGAAATTTGACCACTGGGCAAGACCAGAAGTTCAAGCAGCTTACGAAGAAAAATGGCTAGAGCTCTACAAAGATGGCAGGGCAAACTTTAGTGCAGATGCAGTCATCACTAGAGAAGAAGTAGCCACAATCCTAAACAAAGCCTTTGGCAGACCAATTGACGAAAAATACATCGAATACATGCAAGCAAATATTAAGGATGTTGAAAAAAATCTCCAAACTTTCAAAGACATTGACAAAGACATGTGGTCCTACTATGAAATCCTAACAGCAGCCAACACCTACGCTGTAAATTATAATGACAAGGAAAGAACAGATTACGGATGGTACAATCACGCAATCGAAGACGATGGACCAAGCATGCCAGTTGAAAAAGTAAAATGGTACAATGGGCTATTAAATAACGACAAATATATCGACCATCTTTACCAAATAAAATTTCAAAGGGAAATGAGAATATATTAG